The Coccidioides posadasii str. Silveira chromosome 3, complete sequence genome contains a region encoding:
- a CDS encoding uncharacterized protein (EggNog:ENOG410PKDB~COG:S~BUSCO:7645at33183), whose amino-acid sequence MSYIRDCPEFRLSRSDSKDPFTTCQGVRSDGQKCRRTVISAKDVSKKEAAATQASAMTAGKTEIQAEKLFCWQHKHQASSFKSKVAAIPAALELRKRSSIDTIVERVGLLTVNDGGATKAKDSQPTESQNTFTLYQEIKRTQNPTKHRRKPTTPLQPLKNENELQIPATSASKKKPSARRRLVCFLTGGDDSDTPELNVRRRTQHVRSASHSETRVVRTPPRYQYQHAKRPTTTDNKTSRRHSDISLQSRQSESRQRSQRQSMPSHVPSSQRPTMLVNPTTSSSQTQSLLSWIPTTLSPETTSKLLQKLSEPLSPSEEWGYIYIYCVTPQKTVPSADVLPSLIPHRGEICPPTPEILRSAGISPNRTQMHNCKANTITLKIGRAVNVSRRLTQQCAQNLTLVRYYPYSPSSSSTNSPPPRKAPNVHRLERLIHIELNNRRFKLQDPCGHCGKRHQEYFEIEANTEHLRMVDECVRRWVRFSELDPGR is encoded by the coding sequence ATGTCTTATATCCGGGATTGTCCCGAATTTCGCCTAAGCCGCTCCGACTCCAAGGATCCTTTCACGACCTGCCAAGGTGTGAGATCCGACGGTCAAAAATGTCGCAGAACAGTCATATCTGCGAAGGATGTCTCCAAGAAGGAGGCTGCCGCTACACAGGCGAGTGCTATGACCGCTGGAAAGACCGAGATACaagcagagaagctgttTTGTTGGCAACATAAACACCAAGCCTCGTCGTTTAAATCGAAGGTTGCTGCTATTCCTGCTGCGCTGGAATTACGGAAGAGATCGAGCATTGATACCATCGTTGAGAGAGTCGGATTACTGACTGTGAACGATGGGGGTGCTACAAAGGCTAAAGATTCGCAACCTACGGAATCTCAAAATACATTCACTTtatatcaagaaataaaGAGGACCCAGAATCCTACCAAGCATCGAAGGAAGCCAACCACCCCGCTACAACCGCTGAAAAATGAAAACGAGCTGCAAATCCCGGCTACATCTGCTTCTAAGAAGAAGCCGAGCGCCAGAAGGCGATTGGTTTGCTTCCTTACAGGTGGTGACGATAGTGACACTCCGGAATTAAACGTTCGTCGACGAACTCAACACGTTAGATCTGCCTCTCATTCAGAAACCAGGGTTGTGAGGACTCCACCCAGATACCAGTATCAGCATGCGAAAAGGCCTACGACTACCGATAATAAAACCTCGAGACGTCACTCTGACATTAGCCTTCAAAGTCGACAATCCGAATCCCGTCAACGCAGCCAAAGACAAAGTATGCCATCTCATGTACCGAGTTCTCAAAGGCCAACTATGCTAGTAAATCCAACTACCTCTTCATCCCAAACCCAATCTCTACTCTCCTGGATTCCCACAACCTTATCACCGGAGACAACGTCGAAACTTCTTCAGAAGCTTTCTGAACCGCTTTCTCCATCTGAAGAATGGGGATATATCTATATATACTGTGTGACACCACAAAAGACGGTCCCTTCAGCAGATGTCCTCCCCTCCCTTATCCCACACCGTGGAGAGATTTGTCCCCCAACCCCAGAAATCTTGCGCTCAGCAGGAATTTCGCCAAATCGAACTCAGATGCACAACTGCAAGGCGAATACTATAACCCTTAAGATAGGGCGCGCAGTTAACGTATCTCGTCGTCTAACACAGCAATGCGCACAAAATCTGACCTTGGTTCGATATTATCCATATTCTCCATCTTCGTCTTCAACAAATTCACCACCTCCCCGAAAGGCGCCAAATGTTCATAGATTGGAAAGACTGATACATATTGAGCTGAATAATCGGCGGTTCAAGTTACAAGATCCCTGTGGACACTGTGGGAAGAGGCATCAGGAGTATTTTGAGATCGAGGCAAATACCGAGCATTTACGGATGGTAGATGAGTGTGTCCGAAGATGGGTACGGTTTAGTGAGCTAGATCCAGGCAGATGA